In the Amphiura filiformis unplaced genomic scaffold, Afil_fr2py scaffold_22, whole genome shotgun sequence genome, ACGCTTTTTATGGTGACTTAGCTGAACTGCTGTACTTGATCAACTCGTATGTCTTGCGTAATGTGATAAAGAAACACGTCTATTCTAAACAACACGAGTACTTCAAATTAAAATTCGCTGAAAAAAGATATGTCATGTTCTGTAAAATaaatacttacttacttactttactttaaTCCACCACTTTTGCCTTTCATATCGTCGTGGGGAAATGTAACTTTCTTTCCTGGGCGAGTCGGTAGCCTCACTCATGGAATCCCATAACTTGCGAGTACTTCCTTTACTCCATCTGCCCACCTCTTCCTTGGTCTTCCTCTAGCCCTAGttcctgttgttttgctgttatatgtTCTTGATGCAGGTTGGCTAGGGGCCATTCGCATAAGGTGACCGAACCATCTAACTTGTTGTTTTGCAACATATTCTGTGATTGGTGTGGTGCCCACCATCTTCCTGATATCCTCATTCCTGATTTTATCCCTCCTTGACTTATTAGCTGCTCTTCTTAGGCATCTCATTTCACAGGTGATGAGCTTTGGGTTGTTCTTTTGTTGAGAGTCCACGTTTGGCACTGGTAGCAGAGAGTTGGGaaaaatatggcattgatgagttttgcttttgtatccatcggtattgcaggatgtgtgaGAAGCGGCCTAGTTGGTAGATAATATTATTGGCCTTTTGACATCGTGTCTCTATTTCTCTGGTGATACTTCCATCCTCAGAAAAGATACTTCCCAAGTACTTAAATTCCTTTGTCTGTTTAAGCTTGCTGTTGTTGATGGTGATGTCAGTATCCTTGGGTAATCGACTAACCACCATAGTCTCTGTTTTGGCTATGCTGACTGTCATGCCATATTTCTCACAAGCTGCATTTAGTTTGTTGGTATGGTCTTGAAGTCCTGCTGAATCCTTGTGGATGAGACTCTGGTCATCTGCAAAGAGAAGCTCATTTATTTCTCCACTAGTTGGATTTGCTTCCTTGGCGATCTTGTCCATATAAATCAAGAAGAGCAGTGGCGACAGCACACAGCCTTGACGTACCCCTGATGTTACTGGGAACCACTTTGACTGCCCACTTCTGGTTCTCACCATGCATTTGCTGTCTTTATATAGAGCTCTGACATTATCTAGCAGTTGACCTCTTATACCATAGCCCTCCATTACAGCCCACAACTGTTCTCTATCTACCCGATCAAAAGCCTTTTCTTGGTCTACAAACACCATGTGCAGCTCCTGGTTGAACTCGATACACTTTTCACACAACTGTCGTAGCGCAAAAATGGCATCTGTACATCCCCTGTTTTTCTGAAGCCAAATTGTGTTTCACTTAGTTGCAGCTCCACAAGGGGTCGAATTCTTCTCTCTATGATCTTTGCAAACATCTTGCCGGCGTGACTCAGCAAGGAGATGCCCTGTATTTTTCACAATCTCTCTTGAGTCCTTTCTTTTCCAGATAGGAATCACTATCGCCTTTTGCCAGTCATCAGGTGCTGCTCTCTCCTCCCATGCTGCATTGAAGACTCTAGTAAGCCACTTGATTCCAACATCCCCACATGCTTGGATGGCTTATGTTGTTATATCGTCAGTACCGGCTGCTTTATTTTTGGCACTTTCTTTCACAACAGCTCGAACTTCATCTTCCAAGATAGAGGGTTCCTCTTCATCAGGAAAACCTGGATTGAAGGGTTCCTGGGAGCGTTGACTATCCCTGAAGTTGAGGAGACCATCAAAATATTCCTCCCATCTGTTGTTTATGTCTTCTTGGTCAGTGAGTGGATTTCCAGCTTCATCATTTATCAGTGATGTGGGGTCAAAAGGTTCATCCCTTTGTCTGACAGCTTTCACAGCCTTGTAGAATTCTCTGGGTGATTTCTCACATTTCTCTGCTAGGTTTTCTCCATATTCCTGCCAAGATGCATTCTTAGCTGTTTTAACTACTTTCTTACATTCTTTTCTTGCTTCTTTATACTTGTCATAATCACTCTGAGACTTCGTTCTGGACCACTGCTTAAAGAGTTTCTTCTTTACTTTGATGGCTTCCTTCACTGTGTCATTCCACCATGCAGTTCCTTTCTTATCACCTTTTCCTGCCTTCTTTTTTTCTCACACTTTGCTTTCAGCGTATCTGTTAGTGAGGTTTTGAACAAGTTCCACTCCTCCTCTGCTGTACCTTTCCGGTCTGAAAGATTGTCACACATTTTCTGTGCCATCTCCAATTCTATTTCTTGACAGGTGTCTTCCTCTCTGAGTTTCTTCCAGTTGATAGTGGTTGTCACTGGTTTCAGCTTCCTGTTTCTTATTTGGTGTGGTGCCCTGGTTTCCAACATCACTGGACGATGGTCAGTGTCCACCTGTATGCTGGGCATGGCTTTGGAGTCTATTACATGTCTTTGGTGTGATTTCCTAGCAAGAATAAAGTCTATCTGTGATGCCTGTTCTAGGTCGTTCCACTTATACCAGGTGTAAATTTGACTTTTCTGTGTTGGAAGAATGTATTTGTGATGAACAGTCCATGCTGAGCACATAGCTCCAGTGTTAGTTGACCGTTGTAATTTCTGTTGGTATTGTGGTCACTGTGTGGGCCGAGGTGTGCTTCCCATGGTGTCCTCTGGTTTCCAACTCTTCCGTTGAAATCTCCCATAACCAATAGGTTGTCATCCAAATTTACCCCTTGGATTATGTCTGATAACTGATCATAAAAGTCATCCTTTTCCTCATCAGTGTATGAATCATTGCAGGGTGCATAGATTTGGATATATGTTGTATTTTTACCATCCTGTCTTATCTGCAGTTTCATGATTCTCTCTGAAATATGTTCTGTCTCTGTGATGTTCTTTGCAACTTCTGGGTGCAGAACAAAACCAACTCCATGCTTGGctcttttgttcttttcaactCCTGACCATATGAGGACATAATTGTTGTGGATTTCTTTCATCCCATATTCCTTTCGTCGGGTGTCTGATGTTCCCATGATGTTGATTCTGTATCTTTCCATTGTTTCAACAAGTTCTGGTTCTTTGTCACCTAAGCCACTGACATTCCAAGTGGCTATTCTTTCCATTTTTCTAGTCCGAGGTCGTTTTCCGTTTCCATGTCGTTGTCCGTTTGAATCTGTCCGTTTACATTTCCTTGAGTTACTTTGAGCGAGATTTAAATCCAC is a window encoding:
- the LOC140143539 gene encoding craniofacial development protein 2-like, encoding MERIATWNVSGLGDKEPELVETMERYRINIMGTSDTRRKEYGMKEIHNNYVLIWSGVEKNKRAKHGVGFVLHPEVAKNITETEHISERIMKLQIRQDGKNTTYIQIYAPCNDSYTDEEKDDFYDQLSDIIQGVNLDDNLLVMGDFNGRVGNQRTPWEAHLGPHSDHNTNRNYNGQLTLELCAQHGLFITNTFFQHRKVKFTPGISGTT